A single genomic interval of Nonomuraea rubra harbors:
- a CDS encoding ThuA domain-containing protein gives MLRHVTPGAPRRTSVLRRLSAAVVAITATVTMIHAAPARAAAFKVLVFSKTAGFRHDAIPAGIQAIRDLGTAHDFAVDATEDSAAFTTANLAQYKAVVFLNTTGDVLNDTQQTAFQTYVDGGGGYVGVHSAADTEYNWPYYGQLMGAWFSNHPAIQQATVRNEDRAHAATAHLGATWSRTDEWYNYRTNPRQNVRVLQSLDEGSYSGGGMGDHPITWCRPQSAGRAFYTGLGHTQASYADPNFRTLLLGGIRYAAGAVNADCRPETGYTTLYNGSTTGWSQAGPGSFANSDATLTSQGGMGMLWHSAKEFRSYSLKLDWKLTGDSNSGVIVGFPATSDPGAALNTGYEVQIDATDTADRTTGAIYGFKSADLAARDAALNPPGQWNTYELLVEGERLQVFLNGTRVNDFTNTDPARSLQQGYIGIQNHGSGDVAAFRNIRVKELAGSPGGTSALRGVASNRCLDISGASQANGAAAQLWDCHGQANQQWTSTGAQELRVYGGKCLDVNGAGTADGTAVIIWDCNGQNNQKWRLNTDGTITAVGANKCLDVGGTANGTRARVWTCNGGTNQRWTRV, from the coding sequence ATGCTGCGACATGTGACCCCCGGTGCACCCCGGCGGACCTCCGTGCTGAGACGCCTGTCGGCCGCGGTGGTGGCGATCACCGCCACGGTGACGATGATCCACGCCGCCCCCGCCCGGGCCGCCGCCTTCAAGGTGCTGGTGTTCTCCAAGACGGCCGGGTTCCGGCACGACGCGATCCCCGCCGGCATCCAGGCCATCCGCGACCTGGGCACCGCCCATGACTTCGCGGTCGACGCCACCGAGGACTCCGCCGCCTTCACCACGGCCAACCTGGCCCAGTACAAGGCGGTCGTCTTCCTCAACACGACCGGCGACGTGCTCAACGACACCCAGCAGACCGCCTTCCAGACGTACGTGGACGGCGGAGGCGGTTACGTGGGCGTGCACTCGGCCGCGGACACCGAGTACAACTGGCCCTACTACGGGCAGCTGATGGGCGCCTGGTTCAGCAACCACCCGGCGATCCAGCAGGCCACCGTGCGGAACGAGGACCGGGCGCACGCCGCGACCGCGCACCTCGGGGCGACCTGGTCGCGCACCGACGAGTGGTACAACTACCGCACCAACCCCCGCCAGAACGTACGGGTGCTGCAGAGCCTGGACGAGGGCAGCTACAGCGGCGGCGGCATGGGCGACCACCCGATCACCTGGTGCCGCCCGCAGTCCGCCGGCCGCGCGTTCTACACCGGCCTCGGGCACACGCAGGCGTCGTACGCCGATCCGAACTTCCGCACGCTGCTGCTCGGCGGGATCCGGTACGCGGCCGGAGCCGTCAACGCCGACTGCCGCCCGGAGACCGGGTACACGACGTTGTACAACGGCTCCACGACGGGCTGGTCGCAGGCGGGGCCCGGGTCGTTCGCCAACAGCGACGCCACGCTGACCTCCCAGGGCGGCATGGGCATGCTGTGGCACAGCGCCAAGGAGTTCCGCTCCTACTCCCTCAAGCTCGACTGGAAGCTGACCGGCGACTCCAACTCCGGCGTGATCGTCGGATTCCCGGCCACCAGCGACCCCGGCGCGGCGCTCAACACCGGGTACGAGGTGCAGATCGACGCGACCGACACCGCGGACAGGACGACCGGCGCGATCTACGGGTTCAAGTCCGCCGACCTCGCCGCCCGCGACGCGGCGCTGAACCCGCCGGGGCAGTGGAACACCTACGAGCTGCTGGTGGAGGGCGAACGGCTGCAGGTGTTCCTGAACGGCACCCGGGTCAACGACTTCACCAACACCGACCCGGCCCGCTCGCTCCAGCAGGGGTACATCGGCATCCAGAACCACGGGTCCGGCGACGTGGCGGCCTTCCGCAACATCCGCGTCAAGGAGCTGGCCGGCAGCCCGGGCGGCACGAGCGCGCTGCGCGGCGTGGCGTCGAACCGCTGCCTGGACATCAGCGGCGCCTCGCAGGCCAACGGCGCGGCGGCGCAGTTGTGGGACTGCCATGGCCAGGCCAACCAGCAGTGGACCTCGACCGGCGCCCAGGAGCTGCGGGTCTACGGCGGCAAGTGCCTGGACGTGAACGGCGCCGGCACGGCCGACGGCACCGCGGTCATCATCTGGGACTGCAACGGCCAGAACAACCAGAAGTGGCGCCTGAACACCGACGGCACCATCACCGCCGTCGGCGCGAACAAGTGCCTGGACGTCGGCGGCACCGCCAACGGCACCAGGGCGCGCGTCTGGACCTGCAACGGCGGAACCAACCAGCGCTGGACCCGTGTCTGA
- a CDS encoding sugar ABC transporter ATP-binding protein codes for MSEAVGSTSDPGKTGHVLSMRGIGKSFLGVRVLSGVDLEVAAGEVHAVVGENGAGKSTLMKIICGVHAPDEGTIELDGRPVAFGHPLQAQRSGIMIIHQEFNLLPERTVAENVFLGREPVRRGLVDRAAMEKATARLLDELGESTFGPRDTVKRLPVAQQQIVEIVKALSVNARLLVMDEPSAALAEHEVELLYRLIGRLRDRGVAVVYISHRLREVFDVADRVTVLKDGARVTTLPIGEVTPDELIRLMVGRDLGTYYPPRSAGAGEVRLSLRAAGNHKLRDIDLELRAGEIVGIAGLQGSGRSELAKAIFGAEPFTTGEMTPSRPRSVREGVALGIGLVTEDRKAEGLALRQSVRDNVLLVARAVGAGNRGGVGDLLERVRLSPGRGEHEVRYLSGGNQQKVVLVKWMTMAPRVLLFDEPTRGVDVGAKAAIHDLMRELANDGTAIMMISSELPELIGMSDRIVVLRDGRIAGTLPAGASEEAVMGLAAGEVA; via the coding sequence GTGTCTGAGGCCGTCGGGAGCACGAGCGACCCCGGGAAGACGGGCCACGTGCTGAGCATGCGCGGCATCGGCAAGAGCTTCCTGGGTGTGCGGGTGCTGTCCGGCGTGGACCTGGAGGTGGCGGCCGGCGAGGTCCACGCCGTCGTCGGCGAGAACGGCGCCGGCAAGTCCACCCTCATGAAGATCATCTGCGGGGTGCACGCGCCGGACGAGGGCACGATCGAGCTCGACGGCAGGCCCGTCGCCTTCGGCCATCCGCTCCAGGCGCAGCGCTCCGGCATCATGATCATCCACCAGGAGTTCAACCTGCTGCCCGAGCGCACCGTCGCCGAGAACGTGTTCCTCGGGCGCGAGCCCGTCAGGCGCGGCCTGGTCGACCGCGCCGCCATGGAGAAGGCGACCGCCAGGCTCCTCGACGAGCTGGGCGAGAGCACCTTCGGCCCCCGCGACACCGTCAAGCGCCTGCCGGTGGCCCAGCAGCAGATCGTCGAGATCGTCAAGGCGCTGTCGGTGAACGCCCGGCTCCTCGTCATGGACGAGCCCAGCGCGGCGCTCGCCGAGCACGAGGTCGAGCTGCTCTACCGGCTGATCGGGCGGCTGAGGGACCGCGGCGTCGCCGTCGTGTACATCTCCCACCGATTACGCGAGGTGTTCGACGTCGCCGACCGGGTCACCGTGCTCAAGGACGGCGCGCGCGTCACCACGCTCCCGATCGGCGAGGTGACCCCCGACGAGCTGATCCGCCTGATGGTGGGCCGCGACCTCGGCACCTACTACCCGCCCCGCTCGGCCGGGGCCGGCGAGGTGCGGCTCAGCCTGCGCGCGGCCGGCAACCACAAGCTGCGTGACATCGATCTGGAGCTGCGCGCCGGGGAAATCGTCGGCATCGCGGGCCTGCAGGGGTCGGGCAGGTCGGAGCTCGCCAAGGCGATCTTCGGCGCGGAGCCGTTCACCACGGGTGAGATGACTCCCTCGCGTCCACGCTCGGTCCGGGAAGGCGTGGCCCTGGGCATCGGGCTCGTGACCGAGGACCGCAAGGCCGAAGGGCTCGCGCTGCGCCAGTCCGTCCGCGACAACGTCCTGCTCGTCGCCCGCGCCGTCGGCGCCGGGAACCGCGGTGGCGTCGGTGACCTGCTGGAACGGGTGCGCCTGTCGCCCGGGCGCGGGGAACATGAGGTCCGCTACCTGTCCGGCGGCAATCAGCAGAAGGTCGTGCTCGTCAAGTGGATGACGATGGCGCCCCGGGTGCTGCTGTTCGACGAACCCACCCGGGGCGTCGACGTCGGGGCCAAGGCCGCGATCCACGACCTGATGCGCGAGCTGGCGAACGACGGCACGGCCATCATGATGATCTCGTCCGAGCTGCCCGAGCTCATCGGCATGAGCGACCGCATCGTCGTCCTGCGCGACGGCCGCATCGCGGGCACGCTGCCGGCGGGGGCCTCGGAGGAGGCCGTCATGGGCCTGGCCGCAGGAGAGGTGGCCTGA
- a CDS encoding ABC transporter permease — protein MDLLTRARRPARLPHGGPATHLRDPVRVVFLALAGLVAAGWALVALDGGQFLTLESVVGIQQRSAALGIVAIGQTLAILAGSLDLSVAYLISLASLVAAEIMAGQDGNIGPAIAAVLAISALVGLVNGLVIARLRVHAFIATLGVALIIKGVVDHLYDGPAGKVPESFQLLGYSRAGPIPVSAMLWAGVAVVAWFLLSRTRLGYRIYAVGGNEEVARLSGIRTSRVIVITHVLCSVCAGIAGLLLAARLGAGAPTVGTDGGYDLESIAAVVLGGTALAGGRGGVAGTVGGVLLLAVLDTLFNQLEVNSFVKDVVRGAVIVVAVAVYARHGTRRPA, from the coding sequence GTGGACCTGCTCACGCGCGCCCGCCGTCCCGCCCGCCTGCCGCACGGCGGCCCGGCGACCCACCTGCGCGACCCCGTGCGGGTGGTGTTCCTCGCGCTGGCCGGCCTGGTCGCGGCCGGCTGGGCCCTCGTCGCGCTCGATGGCGGCCAGTTCCTCACCCTGGAGAGCGTCGTCGGGATCCAGCAGCGTTCCGCGGCCCTCGGCATCGTGGCGATCGGGCAGACGCTGGCGATCCTGGCCGGGTCACTCGACCTGTCGGTGGCGTACCTGATCAGCCTGGCCTCGCTGGTCGCGGCGGAGATCATGGCGGGCCAGGACGGGAACATCGGGCCGGCGATCGCCGCGGTGCTGGCCATCAGCGCGCTGGTGGGACTGGTCAACGGGCTGGTCATCGCCCGGCTCCGGGTCCACGCCTTCATCGCCACGCTCGGCGTCGCCCTGATCATCAAGGGCGTCGTCGACCACCTGTACGACGGCCCGGCGGGCAAGGTGCCCGAGTCGTTCCAGCTCCTCGGCTACTCGCGCGCCGGGCCGATCCCCGTCTCCGCCATGCTCTGGGCGGGCGTGGCCGTCGTGGCCTGGTTCCTGCTGAGCAGGACCCGGCTGGGATACCGGATCTACGCGGTGGGCGGGAACGAGGAGGTCGCCCGGCTGTCCGGGATCCGCACCTCCCGCGTCATCGTGATCACCCACGTGCTCTGCTCGGTCTGCGCCGGCATCGCGGGCCTGCTGCTGGCCGCCAGGCTCGGGGCGGGGGCGCCCACGGTGGGCACCGACGGCGGATACGACCTGGAGTCCATCGCCGCGGTCGTGCTCGGCGGGACCGCGCTGGCCGGAGGCAGGGGCGGGGTCGCCGGAACCGTGGGCGGAGTCCTGCTGCTGGCCGTCCTGGACACCCTCTTCAACCAGCTCGAGGTCAACTCGTTCGTCAAGGACGTGGTGCGCGGCGCGGTCATCGTCGTCGCGGTGGCCGTCTACGCCCGGCACGGCACGAGGCGGCCGGCATGA
- a CDS encoding ABC transporter permease has protein sequence MKRALPILAVLVLLLAAIAIANPFFLEPAGFLAFLKRAAPLVILAAGQYFVVVSGEFDLSVGSLVTAEVVIAARLIDGDESATWPVLALLIVAGPLAGLVNGVLTTKLRVPSFIVTLGMLLVLSGAVFLWTGGAPRGALSEGFRAFGRGGLGPVPWSVLILLAVGAAAIWLMRADFGRTLMATGDNERAAALSGVRVDRVKIFAFMLSGLSAAVAAILLGGFAGVSAQAGQGLEFSAITAVVLGGVVLGGGRGSVLAAMAGAVTLEALFTLLNLYGISGALEFTVQGVIIIAAVAAGAVRLPRKPTPRRGDAHAAS, from the coding sequence ATGAAACGGGCGCTTCCCATCCTCGCGGTCCTCGTGCTGCTGCTGGCCGCGATCGCGATCGCCAACCCCTTCTTCCTGGAGCCCGCCGGGTTCCTGGCATTCCTCAAGCGGGCCGCGCCGCTGGTGATCCTCGCCGCGGGACAGTACTTCGTCGTCGTCTCCGGCGAGTTCGACCTGTCCGTCGGCTCCCTGGTGACGGCCGAGGTGGTGATCGCCGCCCGGCTCATCGACGGCGACGAGTCCGCCACCTGGCCGGTCCTCGCCCTGCTGATCGTCGCCGGGCCGCTCGCCGGGCTCGTCAACGGCGTGCTCACCACCAAGCTGCGGGTGCCGTCGTTCATCGTGACGCTCGGCATGCTGCTCGTCCTCAGCGGGGCGGTCTTCCTCTGGACCGGGGGCGCGCCGCGCGGCGCGCTGTCGGAGGGCTTCCGGGCGTTCGGCCGCGGCGGCCTCGGGCCCGTGCCGTGGTCGGTGCTGATCCTGCTGGCCGTGGGTGCGGCGGCGATCTGGCTCATGCGCGCCGACTTCGGTCGGACTTTGATGGCCACCGGCGACAACGAGCGCGCCGCGGCACTGTCCGGGGTGCGGGTCGACCGGGTCAAGATCTTCGCCTTCATGCTCTCCGGCCTGTCCGCGGCCGTCGCGGCGATCCTGCTCGGCGGCTTCGCCGGGGTCTCGGCGCAGGCAGGCCAGGGGCTGGAGTTCTCCGCCATCACCGCGGTCGTCCTCGGCGGCGTGGTGCTCGGCGGCGGCCGCGGCTCGGTGCTCGCCGCCATGGCCGGCGCGGTCACGCTGGAGGCCCTGTTCACCCTGCTCAACCTGTACGGGATCTCGGGGGCGCTGGAGTTCACCGTGCAGGGCGTCATCATCATCGCCGCGGTCGCGGCAGGAGCCGTCCGGCTTCCCCGGAAGCCCACCCCCCGAAGAGGAGACGCACATGCCGCGTCCTAA
- a CDS encoding substrate-binding domain-containing protein, with product MPRPKAAVAVLTVLGALVAAGCTTDKPAATTPSAAPAASAQGSGTGAQSKFFVQADFDAQLAMRSQPPEGPVDRPWEQAIAPKMTGTARYKKDGPYHLCFSNAAVNNPWRQVGWKTMQAEVGLHEEIGKFTALDAEGKDDKQISDIAELQAKGCDALIVSPNTTATLTPAVTAACGKVPVIVFDRGVETDCPVTFIKPIGGYAFGADAAEFLAAKVPAGGKVLALRILPGVDVLETRWSAAKVIFDRSRVQVVGVEFTDGDAARTKSIVSDYIQRHGRIDGVWMDAGATAVAAVEAFEDAGLPVPPINGEDQQDFLQKWKDAGLTAVAPTYPTYQWRTPVIAALRILKGEEVPETWNLPQPKVTAENLSSYLKPNMPPLHYALCGCEELPGFPETWGGRKG from the coding sequence ATGCCGCGTCCTAAGGCCGCAGTCGCCGTGCTCACCGTGCTCGGCGCACTCGTCGCCGCCGGTTGCACCACCGACAAGCCGGCGGCCACCACCCCGTCCGCGGCGCCCGCCGCGAGCGCTCAGGGCTCCGGCACGGGCGCGCAGTCGAAGTTCTTCGTCCAGGCGGACTTCGACGCCCAGCTCGCCATGCGTTCCCAGCCGCCCGAGGGCCCCGTTGACAGACCATGGGAGCAGGCCATCGCGCCGAAGATGACCGGCACGGCGCGGTACAAGAAGGACGGGCCGTACCACCTGTGCTTCTCCAACGCGGCGGTCAACAACCCCTGGCGCCAGGTCGGCTGGAAGACGATGCAGGCAGAGGTGGGCCTGCACGAGGAGATCGGGAAGTTCACCGCGCTGGACGCCGAGGGCAAGGACGACAAGCAGATCTCCGACATCGCCGAGCTGCAGGCCAAGGGCTGCGACGCGCTGATCGTCTCGCCGAACACCACGGCGACGCTCACCCCCGCCGTGACGGCCGCCTGCGGGAAGGTGCCCGTCATCGTGTTCGACCGGGGCGTGGAGACGGACTGCCCGGTGACGTTCATCAAGCCCATCGGCGGCTACGCCTTCGGCGCCGACGCCGCCGAGTTCCTGGCCGCGAAGGTACCGGCGGGCGGGAAGGTGCTGGCGCTGCGCATCCTGCCCGGCGTGGACGTGCTGGAGACCCGCTGGTCGGCGGCAAAAGTGATTTTCGACAGGAGCCGCGTGCAGGTCGTGGGGGTGGAGTTCACCGACGGCGACGCCGCCAGGACCAAGAGCATCGTCAGCGACTACATCCAGCGGCACGGCAGGATCGACGGCGTCTGGATGGACGCGGGCGCCACGGCGGTGGCCGCGGTCGAGGCGTTCGAGGACGCCGGCCTGCCGGTGCCGCCGATCAACGGTGAGGACCAGCAGGACTTCCTGCAGAAGTGGAAGGACGCCGGCCTCACCGCCGTCGCGCCCACGTACCCCACCTACCAGTGGCGCACCCCGGTCATCGCCGCGCTGAGAATCCTCAAGGGCGAGGAGGTGCCCGAGACGTGGAACCTGCCGCAGCCCAAGGTCACCGCCGAGAACCTTTCGTCCTACCTCAAGCCCAACATGCCGCCGCTGCACTACGCGCTGTGCGGGTGCGAGGAGCTGCCCGGCTTCCCGGAGACCTGGGGCGGAAGGAAGGGCTGA
- a CDS encoding sugar phosphate isomerase/epimerase family protein: protein MFSIGVNTWVWVSPLTDDDLARLAPRVARWGFDVIELPVEQPGDWNPDQAAAVLNEHGLAASVVLVMPPGRELVAASPRTVRDTQDYLRHCVDVAVTVGSPVIAGPAYASVGRTWRLSPDERRHVYAELRENLRPVLDHAAGHGVKLAVEPLNRYETSLLNTVEQALDALPEDCHLALDVYHLNIEEKDPARAVLAAAHRLAHVQVCGTDRGTPGADRFDWPGFTRALRDTGYEGPLVIESFTAHNRTIATAASVWRSLAESQDALAVDGLAYLRTL from the coding sequence ATGTTCTCCATCGGAGTGAACACCTGGGTCTGGGTCTCCCCGCTGACCGACGACGACCTCGCGCGGCTCGCCCCGCGCGTCGCCCGTTGGGGCTTCGACGTCATCGAGCTGCCCGTCGAGCAGCCCGGTGACTGGAACCCGGACCAGGCCGCGGCGGTGCTGAACGAGCACGGGCTGGCCGCGTCCGTGGTGCTGGTCATGCCGCCGGGACGCGAGCTCGTGGCCGCCTCCCCGCGGACCGTCCGCGACACCCAGGACTACCTGCGGCACTGCGTGGACGTGGCGGTGACCGTCGGCTCCCCGGTGATCGCGGGGCCGGCGTACGCCTCGGTCGGCCGTACGTGGCGGCTCTCGCCGGACGAACGCCGGCACGTCTACGCCGAGCTGCGTGAGAACCTGCGGCCTGTCCTGGACCACGCGGCCGGGCACGGGGTGAAGCTCGCCGTCGAGCCGCTCAACCGGTACGAGACCAGCCTCCTCAACACCGTCGAGCAGGCGCTCGACGCCCTGCCCGAGGACTGCCACCTGGCACTCGACGTCTACCACCTGAACATCGAGGAGAAGGACCCCGCGCGGGCGGTCCTGGCCGCGGCGCACCGCCTCGCGCACGTGCAGGTGTGCGGCACCGACCGCGGCACGCCGGGAGCCGACCGCTTCGACTGGCCCGGCTTCACCCGGGCCCTGCGCGACACCGGCTACGAAGGCCCGCTCGTCATCGAGTCGTTCACCGCGCACAACCGGACCATCGCCACCGCGGCCTCCGTCTGGCGGTCCCTCGCGGAAAGCCAGGACGCGCTCGCCGTGGACGGCCTCGCCTACCTGCGCACCCTCTGA
- a CDS encoding lectin — translation MRRSRLFCALAAALSGLLLSLSPPVAHAAAPQFKVLLFTETASGAFRHDSIPAGVAMFQQLATDHDFQLDHSENSSVFTAATLSTYDAVIMFQTNGMVWDNDAQRQAFQAYLRSGRGVVAIHNATDMNIEAQFPWWDQVVLAGAHMTAHSSILQGTAKVADKAHPATKGLPDRWVRSEEWYNFDKNTRGSVHVLVTADETTYDAGPSRMGADHPISWCHNPEGGRVFATAMGHQTSSYAEPLFQQHLLGAVQWAAGAAPGDCGGTVAARFQKVTLDGAPDQPMELDVAADGRVFYISRSGKVNLIPAGGGGTRVIATLPVYDGGEDGGIGLALDPGFATNGWIYVNYSPAGGGEVNRVSRFTFNGTALDLASEKKVIEVPAYRNVDEPGHTGGYLAFGPGGNLYIGPGDDTNPNGSSGYAPIDERQGREHYDAQRSSANTNDLRGKILRIHPEADGSYTIPSGNLFAPGTARTRPEIYAMGFRNPFRFSVDKVTGWISVGDYGPDAGAANPSRGPEGTVEWNLIKQPGFYGWPYCVGNNLPFNDYNFATGTSGAKFDCSAPVNNSPNNTGLTSLPAAKPATVWYDYHASAQFPEIDCCGGAAPMGGPFYRYDATGGSDREFPAYYDGTPFFYEWSRNFVKEFRLDSSGNLLKINPFVAQLAPRAPIDMKFGPDGALYMADWGNGFGHANTDDSIYRIDYVAGNRAPLAKASASPDSGTAPLTVAFSSAGSADPDGDAITYAWEFGDGTTSTSANPSHTYTANGSYTAKLTVRDAAGRTASVTVPVVVGNTRPTVAFQAPPDGGFIDFGDEVDYTVNVTDAEDGAADCAKVNVITALGHDQHAHDTGQYTGCTGTVTTTASGHDEASNVYYVLSADYTDSGGLKGSAGITLQPKHKQAEHFTGSSGIRVVDESGAEGGRRIGDISNNDWISFTPISLSGIDTVSFRVSAPSGTGASIELRADSPAGPLLATSTVPATGGWNTYVSLPAVQVTDPGGTRTVHVVFKAPSANAFDLDSITFNGRGAGRDDGSSPGTTSVLRGAGSGRCLDVTGASQANGAQAQIWDCNGLANQQWTSTGAGELRVYGGKCLDVNGAGTADGTAVIIWDCNGQSNQKWRLNADGSITAVGANKCLDVPGNATANGTKLTIWSCNGGANQRWSRT, via the coding sequence ATGCGAAGATCACGCCTGTTCTGCGCCCTGGCCGCGGCCTTATCAGGGCTGCTGCTGTCCTTGTCTCCGCCGGTCGCGCACGCGGCCGCGCCACAGTTCAAGGTGCTGCTGTTCACCGAGACGGCGAGCGGCGCCTTCCGGCACGACTCCATCCCCGCCGGAGTCGCGATGTTCCAGCAGCTCGCGACCGACCACGACTTCCAGCTCGACCACAGCGAGAACTCCTCCGTCTTCACCGCCGCGACGCTGAGCACCTACGACGCGGTGATCATGTTCCAGACGAACGGCATGGTGTGGGACAACGACGCCCAGCGCCAGGCCTTCCAGGCCTACCTGCGCAGCGGCCGCGGCGTCGTGGCGATCCACAACGCCACCGACATGAACATCGAGGCGCAGTTCCCCTGGTGGGACCAGGTCGTCCTGGCCGGCGCCCACATGACCGCCCACTCGTCGATCCTGCAGGGCACCGCCAAGGTGGCGGACAAGGCCCACCCCGCCACGAAGGGGCTGCCGGACCGGTGGGTGCGCTCGGAGGAGTGGTACAACTTCGACAAGAACACGCGGGGTTCGGTCCACGTGCTGGTGACCGCCGACGAGACCACCTACGACGCGGGGCCGAGCAGGATGGGCGCCGACCACCCGATCTCCTGGTGCCACAACCCGGAGGGCGGCCGGGTGTTCGCCACCGCGATGGGCCACCAGACCTCCTCCTACGCGGAGCCGCTGTTCCAGCAGCACCTGCTGGGCGCGGTGCAGTGGGCGGCGGGCGCGGCGCCGGGCGACTGCGGCGGCACGGTCGCGGCCCGCTTCCAGAAGGTCACCCTCGACGGCGCGCCGGACCAGCCGATGGAGCTGGACGTGGCCGCCGACGGCAGGGTCTTCTACATCTCGCGCTCCGGCAAGGTGAACCTCATCCCCGCGGGCGGCGGCGGCACGCGCGTCATCGCCACCCTGCCGGTGTACGACGGCGGCGAGGACGGCGGCATCGGGCTGGCCCTGGACCCGGGCTTCGCCACCAACGGCTGGATCTACGTCAACTACTCGCCCGCCGGCGGCGGCGAGGTGAACCGGGTGTCGAGGTTCACCTTCAACGGCACCGCCCTCGACCTGGCGAGCGAGAAGAAGGTCATCGAGGTTCCGGCGTACCGCAACGTCGACGAGCCCGGCCACACCGGCGGCTACCTCGCGTTCGGGCCCGGCGGGAACCTGTACATCGGCCCCGGCGACGACACCAACCCCAACGGCTCCAGCGGCTACGCCCCCATCGACGAGCGGCAGGGCCGGGAGCACTACGACGCCCAGCGGTCCTCGGCCAACACCAACGACCTGCGCGGCAAGATCCTGCGCATCCACCCCGAGGCCGACGGCAGCTACACGATCCCGTCCGGCAACCTGTTCGCGCCCGGCACCGCCAGAACCCGGCCGGAGATCTACGCGATGGGCTTCCGCAACCCGTTCCGCTTCTCGGTCGACAAGGTGACAGGCTGGATCTCGGTGGGCGACTACGGCCCCGACGCGGGCGCCGCGAACCCCAGCCGCGGCCCCGAGGGCACCGTCGAGTGGAACCTGATCAAGCAGCCGGGCTTCTACGGCTGGCCGTACTGCGTCGGCAACAACCTGCCGTTCAACGACTACAACTTCGCCACCGGCACCTCCGGCGCGAAGTTCGACTGCTCCGCGCCGGTCAACAACTCGCCCAACAACACCGGCCTGACCAGCCTGCCCGCGGCCAAGCCCGCGACCGTCTGGTACGACTACCACGCCTCGGCGCAGTTCCCCGAGATCGACTGCTGCGGCGGCGCCGCCCCGATGGGCGGCCCCTTCTACCGCTACGACGCGACCGGCGGCTCTGACCGCGAGTTCCCCGCCTACTACGACGGCACACCGTTCTTCTACGAATGGAGCCGCAACTTCGTCAAGGAGTTCCGCCTCGACTCCTCGGGCAACCTCCTGAAGATCAACCCCTTCGTGGCGCAGCTCGCCCCGCGGGCGCCGATCGACATGAAGTTCGGCCCGGACGGCGCCCTCTACATGGCCGACTGGGGCAACGGCTTCGGCCACGCGAACACCGACGACAGCATCTACCGCATCGACTACGTGGCCGGGAACCGAGCGCCCCTGGCCAAGGCGAGCGCCAGCCCCGACTCGGGCACGGCGCCGCTGACGGTGGCCTTCTCCTCGGCCGGCTCGGCCGACCCCGACGGCGACGCCATCACCTACGCCTGGGAGTTCGGCGACGGCACGACCTCCACCAGCGCCAACCCCTCCCACACCTACACCGCCAACGGCAGCTACACCGCCAAGCTGACCGTGCGGGACGCGGCCGGCAGGACGGCCAGCGTCACGGTGCCCGTCGTCGTCGGCAACACCCGTCCCACGGTGGCCTTCCAGGCTCCGCCCGACGGCGGGTTCATCGACTTCGGCGACGAGGTGGACTACACGGTCAACGTCACCGACGCCGAGGACGGTGCCGCCGACTGCGCCAAGGTCAACGTGATCACCGCGCTCGGCCATGACCAGCACGCCCACGACACCGGCCAGTACACCGGGTGCACCGGGACGGTCACGACCACCGCCTCCGGCCATGACGAGGCCTCCAACGTCTACTACGTCCTGTCCGCCGACTACACCGACTCCGGCGGCCTGAAGGGCTCCGCCGGCATCACCCTGCAGCCGAAGCACAAGCAGGCCGAGCACTTCACCGGCTCGTCCGGGATCCGCGTCGTCGACGAGTCCGGAGCCGAAGGCGGCAGGCGCATCGGCGACATCTCCAACAACGACTGGATCTCCTTCACCCCGATCAGCCTGTCCGGCATCGACACGGTGTCCTTCCGCGTCTCGGCGCCGTCCGGCACCGGGGCCTCCATCGAACTGCGCGCCGACTCGCCGGCCGGGCCTCTCCTCGCCACCAGCACCGTGCCGGCGACCGGAGGCTGGAACACCTACGTGTCCCTGCCCGCGGTGCAGGTCACCGACCCCGGCGGCACGCGCACCGTCCACGTCGTGTTCAAGGCGCCGTCCGCGAACGCGTTCGACCTGGACTCCATCACCTTCAACGGCAGGGGCGCAGGCCGGGACGACGGCTCGTCCCCGGGCACCACGAGCGTGCTGCGGGGGGCCGGATCCGGCCGGTGCCTGGACGTCACCGGCGCCTCGCAGGCCAACGGCGCGCAGGCGCAGATCTGGGACTGCAACGGGCTGGCGAACCAGCAGTGGACCTCGACCGGCGCCGGCGAGCTGCGGGTCTACGGCGGCAAGTGCCTGGACGTGAACGGCGCCGGCACGGCCGACGGCACCGCGGTCATCATCTGGGACTGCAACGGCCAGAGCAACCAGAAGTGGCGCCTCAACGCCGACGGCAGCATCACCGCCGTCGGCGCGAACAAGTGCCTGGACGTGCCCGGCAACGCCACCGCCAACGGCACCAAGCTGACCATCTGGTCGTGCAACGGCGGTGCCAACCAGCGCTGGTCCCGTACCTGA